One stretch of Pradoshia sp. D12 DNA includes these proteins:
- a CDS encoding DUF6944 family repetitive protein encodes MIQIETKTQITTGAMWVGAFGRIVTAIGNTPPISLDNKASSDINLIGYNLQLAATTVLVDTESVLTLNKVGNIIQAGGLSAEVAGYILPFSDSNAQQTVFNIGNEGQALGTVLSFMYSLERITKLANLYNAFGGLLQTIGINMLVIAGFLPSTSLKRQQFNSIGSWIQAIGAIIQAIAQTISESDLSKFQTVNSVVYYK; translated from the coding sequence GTGATTCAAATAGAAACCAAAACACAGATTACAACAGGTGCAATGTGGGTAGGCGCGTTTGGCAGAATTGTAACTGCTATTGGGAATACACCACCTATATCACTCGATAATAAGGCCTCATCTGATATCAATTTAATTGGTTACAATCTTCAGCTTGCGGCTACGACAGTCCTGGTTGACACTGAGAGCGTCCTGACACTAAATAAAGTTGGTAATATAATTCAGGCGGGCGGCTTGTCTGCGGAAGTGGCCGGTTATATCCTTCCATTTAGTGATTCAAATGCACAACAAACCGTATTCAATATAGGAAATGAAGGACAAGCATTGGGCACGGTTTTGTCTTTTATGTATTCATTGGAAAGAATCACTAAACTTGCTAATCTATATAATGCATTCGGAGGTTTGTTACAAACCATTGGGATTAATATGTTAGTAATAGCGGGATTTTTACCATCAACCAGTCTTAAGAGACAGCAATTCAATTCCATAGGCAGCTGGATACAAGCTATTGGTGCTATCATCCAAGCAATCGCTCAAACAATAAGTGAGTCGGATCTTTCCAAATTTCAAACCGTTAATTCAGTTGTATACTATAAATAG
- a CDS encoding copper resistance D family protein produces MSSVIFSEVALYLCLSILMGSFILSIVPNHHRPSISVGKKYMILAAIGVGLFSFSPVLIRILNLQQRVDWQGRIQTVLLTFEIGKAWIFTTIVMLILLLFIVKFHQREDSKYSWIGCILTILLIMGLAWSSHARTSEQIIGFLTHFVHVTAVTVWVGILFVISWFSKNQENWLQFLRWFTPIAISCVLVTAASGIVLMTFVIDLSQYLNSWMVDYGQFLLIKHILIMVLLAYAFVNGILIRRRLREDETFNPVPWVKAESIVALLIFSATAAMSQQSPPSAGTLEHEGLSFLFELFYQGQYYSGMDVQMSVNSISILLITIAFLFLALLFYAFIKKASSMITLVLSIFFVLSSYLALIMSVS; encoded by the coding sequence ATGTCCTCTGTAATTTTTAGCGAAGTTGCCCTATATCTTTGTCTTTCCATATTAATGGGCAGTTTTATTCTATCCATTGTTCCAAACCATCATCGGCCTAGCATATCTGTAGGAAAGAAATATATGATCTTAGCTGCCATTGGTGTTGGATTATTTTCTTTTTCACCCGTACTCATTCGAATCTTGAACTTACAGCAAAGAGTAGACTGGCAGGGGAGAATACAAACGGTACTATTAACGTTCGAAATTGGCAAGGCATGGATTTTTACAACTATTGTGATGTTAATTTTACTCCTGTTTATTGTTAAATTTCACCAAAGAGAAGATTCTAAATACTCTTGGATTGGATGTATTTTAACCATTCTTTTGATTATGGGCCTTGCTTGGTCCAGTCATGCACGTACATCGGAACAGATCATCGGTTTTTTAACTCATTTTGTGCATGTTACTGCTGTAACGGTCTGGGTTGGTATTCTATTTGTTATAAGTTGGTTCTCAAAAAATCAAGAGAATTGGCTGCAGTTTTTGCGATGGTTTACCCCAATCGCAATTAGTTGTGTCCTAGTGACAGCTGCTTCAGGAATAGTCCTTATGACATTTGTTATAGATCTATCGCAATATCTAAATTCTTGGATGGTTGATTATGGACAATTTTTATTGATAAAACATATTCTTATTATGGTGCTGCTTGCCTACGCTTTCGTTAATGGCATACTCATTCGACGGAGGTTAAGGGAGGACGAAACCTTTAATCCAGTTCCCTGGGTGAAAGCCGAAAGTATAGTAGCACTACTGATTTTTTCGGCAACTGCTGCAATGAGCCAGCAATCACCGCCAAGTGCAGGTACATTGGAACATGAAGGATTATCTTTTCTATTCGAACTCTTTTATCAAGGTCAGTATTATTCAGGAATGGATGTTCAGATGAGTGTAAATTCAATCAGTATCTTACTTATTACTATTGCTTTTCTATTTTTAGCCTTGCTATTTTATGCGTTTATTAAAAAAGCTTCATCAATGATCACATTAGTGCTTAGTATCTTCTTTGTCCTTTCAAGCTATTTGGCTTTGATCATGAGTGTTAGTTAA
- a CDS encoding copper resistance protein CopC, giving the protein MKKIILIIAVLLMVSFVPDAFAHSHLESSTPSDGEVISEELREITLIFSGKIEQGSTFKLLDSKEQAVSVENITITDTEITGTIPVSLINGNYVVDWNIISADGHQMEGEFSFEVKIAETESPLANNDEEEQVSKNVENHEGNQDGLNEQDSNENVANDQTENDISSNLVPIIIGVLIVTIIITFIALRRKK; this is encoded by the coding sequence TTGAAGAAAATTATACTAATCATCGCAGTACTGTTAATGGTTTCTTTTGTACCTGATGCTTTTGCGCATTCTCATTTAGAGAGTTCTACACCTAGTGACGGAGAAGTTATTTCAGAAGAGTTACGTGAAATAACATTAATATTTAGTGGGAAAATTGAACAAGGCAGTACTTTTAAACTATTGGATTCCAAGGAACAAGCTGTTTCAGTTGAAAATATTACGATCACGGACACTGAAATTACAGGAACAATTCCTGTTAGTTTGATAAATGGAAATTATGTTGTTGATTGGAATATTATTAGTGCAGATGGCCATCAAATGGAAGGGGAGTTTTCATTCGAGGTGAAAATTGCTGAGACTGAATCTCCACTAGCTAATAACGATGAGGAAGAACAAGTGAGTAAAAATGTAGAAAATCATGAAGGAAATCAAGATGGTTTAAATGAACAGGATTCGAATGAAAATGTTGCTAATGATCAAACAGAAAATGATATATCATCCAATCTCGTTCCTATTATTATCGGTGTTTTAATAGTCACTATTATAATCACCTTTATTGCATTAAGGAGAAAAAAATAA
- the fbp gene encoding fructose-1,6-bisphosphatase, translating into MNSKYLDLLVQKYDCEEKVVTEIINLEAILNLPKGTEHFVSDLHGEYQAFQHVLRNGSGNVKQKIKDLFQDVLLEKEINEFATLVYYPEEKLKLIKNQFDNKEELNQWYIVIIERMMRLISHASSKYTRSKLRKALPKQFEFIIEELLYKTNQANKEKYYNEIVEQIISLGQADKLITGLAYTTQRLVVDHLHVVGDIYDRGPEPDKIMETLINYHSVDIQWGNHDVLWLGAYSGSLVCLANIIRICARYDNLDIIEDVYGINLRPLLTLAEKYYDDNPAFRPKVHSDQKLSSHEKLQITKIHQAIAMIQFKLEMPIIKRRPCFNMSDRLLLEKIDYDKNEITIYGETYPLENTCFATVNPEQPEQLLEEEQQVMEKLLFSVQNSEKLARHMNFLMKKGSLYLKYNGNLLIHGCIPLDEEGNMEKMTVDNNTYSGRELLDVFEQYLRYSFAHPEESGDLATDMVWYLWTGEYSSLFGKREMTTFERYFIKDKSTHKERKNPYYHLRENEEICRKILADFDLDPDTGHIINGHTPVKEIEGENPVKANGKMIVIDGGFSKAYQSTTGIAGYTLLYNSYGMQLVAHKHFNSKEDVLLNGTDVLSIKRLVDKELKRKKVRETNIGEKIIQEISILNSLREYRYMD; encoded by the coding sequence TTGAATTCAAAATACCTGGACTTACTCGTCCAAAAATATGATTGTGAAGAAAAAGTAGTAACAGAAATTATTAATTTGGAAGCCATCCTTAACCTACCGAAGGGGACAGAACATTTTGTCAGTGATTTACATGGGGAGTATCAAGCTTTTCAACATGTACTGAGAAACGGTTCCGGGAATGTAAAACAAAAAATCAAAGACTTGTTTCAAGATGTTTTATTAGAAAAAGAAATTAATGAATTTGCGACATTAGTTTATTATCCTGAAGAGAAATTAAAGTTAATTAAAAATCAATTTGATAATAAAGAAGAATTGAATCAATGGTATATCGTTATTATTGAGCGGATGATGAGACTTATTTCTCATGCTTCATCCAAATATACCCGTTCGAAATTAAGAAAAGCATTGCCAAAGCAGTTTGAATTTATTATCGAAGAACTGCTGTACAAAACGAATCAAGCAAATAAGGAAAAATATTATAATGAAATTGTTGAGCAAATCATCTCCTTAGGCCAAGCTGATAAACTCATAACAGGTCTTGCCTATACAACTCAGAGATTGGTTGTCGATCATCTTCATGTTGTTGGCGATATATATGACCGTGGACCTGAACCTGATAAAATCATGGAAACTCTAATCAATTATCATTCGGTTGATATTCAGTGGGGTAACCACGATGTACTTTGGCTAGGTGCTTATTCTGGTTCATTGGTTTGTCTTGCTAATATTATTCGTATTTGTGCAAGGTATGACAATCTCGATATTATTGAAGATGTGTATGGAATCAATTTGAGGCCTTTGTTAACTCTGGCTGAGAAATACTATGATGACAATCCGGCTTTCAGACCAAAGGTACATTCAGATCAGAAACTATCTAGTCATGAAAAATTACAAATAACGAAAATTCATCAAGCAATTGCGATGATTCAATTCAAACTCGAAATGCCTATAATAAAGAGACGTCCGTGCTTTAATATGTCAGATAGGCTTTTATTAGAGAAAATTGATTATGATAAAAATGAAATAACGATTTATGGGGAGACTTACCCTCTTGAAAACACTTGCTTTGCCACGGTTAATCCCGAACAGCCTGAACAGTTATTAGAGGAAGAACAGCAGGTTATGGAAAAGTTATTATTCTCAGTTCAGAATTCAGAAAAGCTCGCGAGACATATGAATTTCCTTATGAAGAAAGGAAGCCTTTATTTAAAATATAACGGGAACCTATTAATACATGGGTGTATTCCTTTAGATGAAGAAGGAAATATGGAGAAGATGACCGTCGATAATAACACCTATTCAGGTCGTGAGTTACTTGATGTTTTTGAGCAATATTTACGTTATTCTTTTGCACATCCTGAAGAGTCGGGTGATCTTGCGACGGATATGGTCTGGTATTTATGGACGGGAGAATATTCGTCACTCTTTGGAAAAAGAGAAATGACAACTTTTGAGAGGTACTTTATTAAGGACAAGTCAACCCATAAAGAAAGAAAGAATCCATACTATCATTTACGCGAGAATGAAGAAATTTGTCGCAAAATACTAGCTGATTTTGATCTGGATCCTGACACAGGTCATATCATAAATGGCCATACACCAGTTAAAGAAATAGAGGGAGAAAATCCAGTTAAGGCAAATGGAAAAATGATCGTAATTGATGGAGGTTTCTCCAAAGCATACCAATCAACTACAGGCATAGCAGGATATACATTGCTATATAATTCTTACGGTATGCAATTGGTCGCCCATAAGCATTTTAATTCAAAGGAAGATGTCTTACTTAACGGGACAGATGTTTTATCAATAAAAAGATTGGTAGATAAAGAATTAAAACGGAAAAAGGTTAGAGAAACCAATATTGGAGAGAAAATAATTCAGGAAATTTCAATATTAAATAGTTTAAGGGAATATCGCTATATGGATTGA
- a CDS encoding cyclase family protein: MVNNLLQVLNILKSKEWVDLTHTFGPDSPHFFMFDDAQIDTLFTHEDGFMAQRYSFAGQYGTHIDPPIHFVPDTRYLDELELKELVLPLIVIDKSKEAAKNPDFTLTIHDILDFETEHGTIEANTFVALRTDWSKRWPDKEAFSNKDEEGHNHIPGWGYEALKFLFEERRIKAIGHETFDTDSAIDFRKNGELRGEYYVLSQDTYQIELMKNLDKLPPKGAIIFNIVPKPEKASGFPVRSFSILP; this comes from the coding sequence ATGGTAAACAATCTGTTGCAGGTACTTAATATCTTGAAATCTAAGGAGTGGGTGGACCTCACTCATACATTTGGACCAGATTCCCCTCATTTCTTTATGTTTGATGACGCACAGATTGATACTTTATTTACTCATGAAGACGGATTCATGGCACAGCGTTATTCGTTCGCTGGTCAATATGGAACCCATATTGATCCTCCCATTCATTTCGTGCCAGACACCCGGTATTTGGACGAATTGGAACTAAAGGAGCTTGTGTTGCCCTTGATTGTGATTGACAAATCAAAAGAGGCGGCGAAGAATCCTGATTTCACACTCACCATCCATGATATTTTAGATTTTGAAACAGAACACGGAACAATTGAGGCAAATACATTTGTGGCTTTGCGCACCGACTGGAGCAAGCGCTGGCCAGACAAAGAGGCCTTCTCCAACAAAGATGAGGAAGGCCATAATCATATCCCTGGCTGGGGCTATGAAGCGTTGAAATTTTTGTTTGAAGAACGAAGAATCAAAGCTATTGGCCATGAAACCTTTGACACCGATTCAGCTATTGACTTCCGTAAAAATGGGGAACTTAGAGGCGAATATTATGTACTTTCTCAGGATACGTATCAAATTGAACTCATGAAAAACCTGGACAAGTTGCCTCCTAAAGGAGCTATCATCTTTAATATCGTACCGAAACCTGAAAAAGCGTCAGGCTTCCCAGTACGTTCGTTCTCTATTTTGCCTTGA
- a CDS encoding sigma-G-dependent sporulation-specific acid-soluble spore protein CsgA — protein MNQSLGYVKEILSAHTEDSKVGKHIYNMISDGNYDSGEQFVRDLSVGESHYLNRVLQNAIAYSNQEQDEERSKHLNEIYELLFV, from the coding sequence ATGAACCAGTCATTAGGATATGTGAAGGAAATTTTATCAGCACATACGGAGGACAGCAAAGTTGGCAAGCATATTTATAATATGATTTCTGACGGAAATTACGACAGCGGAGAACAGTTTGTCAGAGATTTATCAGTGGGTGAAAGTCACTACCTAAATAGGGTTTTACAAAATGCCATTGCTTATTCAAACCAAGAGCAGGACGAAGAACGATCCAAGCATTTAAATGAGATTTATGAGTTGTTGTTTGTTTGA
- a CDS encoding long-chain fatty acid--CoA ligase has protein sequence MMMHVPLTVHSLLERAEKVFPKKEVVSRTHDKVQRLTYKEIGERTRRLADVLQKMNVSRGDKVGTLAWNHHRHLEAYFAVPGIGAVVHTINIRLSAEHITYIINHAEDKVLLIDEDIVPLIEKIAPALTTVKAYIIMTDQTEIPSTSLKPAYSYEELLAVGNPKTPFINDLDENEIAGMCYTSATTGNPKGVLYSHRGIVLHSFALGLADTTAVSERDVVMPVVPMFHVNAWGLPFAATWFGATQVLPGPQFNPKLLAEFIQSEGVTKTAGVPTIWLGLLQELEKGTYDTSTLEFILCGGSAAPKGLIKQFEIKYKIPFLHAYGMTETAPLATVSRLKSYQLDLPEEELLDIRAKQGLLVPGLEMKVVGSEGEVNWNGLDMGELMLRGNWIADEYYRDERTAEAFKDGWLLTGDIATVDEEGTIKLVDRTKDLIKSGGEWISSVDLENALMAHEAIFEASVVAIPHPEWQERPVGCVVLKPEFDGKVTEEEIQSFLKPQFAKWWIPDEIIFMDEIPKTSVGKFLKAKLREMIQERVSNN, from the coding sequence ATGATGATGCACGTGCCATTAACTGTACATTCTTTGCTGGAAAGAGCTGAAAAAGTATTTCCGAAGAAAGAAGTGGTATCAAGGACTCATGATAAGGTGCAGCGATTAACGTACAAAGAGATCGGTGAAAGGACAAGAAGGCTGGCGGATGTACTCCAGAAAATGAATGTATCAAGAGGTGATAAAGTCGGTACGCTGGCGTGGAATCACCATCGCCATCTCGAAGCATATTTTGCAGTACCTGGCATTGGAGCTGTTGTCCATACCATTAATATTCGTTTATCCGCAGAACATATTACCTATATTATTAATCATGCAGAAGACAAGGTACTATTGATTGATGAAGATATTGTACCCCTAATAGAAAAAATCGCCCCAGCGCTGACAACCGTCAAGGCCTATATCATTATGACGGATCAGACAGAAATACCCTCAACAAGTCTTAAACCCGCATATTCATATGAAGAACTTCTAGCAGTCGGCAACCCGAAAACTCCATTTATAAATGATTTAGATGAAAATGAAATAGCAGGAATGTGCTATACATCAGCAACAACTGGGAATCCAAAAGGTGTATTGTATTCGCACCGGGGGATTGTGCTGCATAGCTTCGCACTCGGCCTAGCAGATACAACAGCTGTTTCTGAACGTGATGTGGTCATGCCTGTTGTGCCAATGTTTCATGTGAATGCCTGGGGATTGCCATTTGCGGCCACCTGGTTTGGAGCAACTCAGGTTCTGCCTGGACCTCAATTTAATCCTAAATTATTAGCCGAATTTATCCAATCAGAAGGTGTGACAAAAACAGCTGGTGTGCCGACAATTTGGTTAGGTCTCCTGCAGGAGCTTGAAAAAGGTACATATGATACCAGCACATTGGAATTTATTTTATGCGGTGGCTCGGCTGCACCAAAAGGATTGATTAAGCAATTTGAAATTAAATATAAAATACCATTCCTACATGCTTATGGAATGACAGAAACGGCACCATTGGCAACTGTATCACGTCTGAAAAGCTATCAGTTAGACTTACCGGAAGAAGAGCTGCTCGATATTAGAGCTAAGCAAGGCTTGCTTGTACCAGGCCTGGAAATGAAAGTGGTCGGCTCTGAAGGAGAAGTGAACTGGAACGGATTGGATATGGGTGAGCTGATGTTACGGGGCAACTGGATTGCAGATGAATATTATCGTGATGAACGGACTGCTGAGGCATTTAAAGACGGATGGCTGTTGACTGGAGATATAGCAACTGTAGATGAAGAGGGCACAATCAAGCTGGTCGATCGAACAAAGGATTTAATTAAGAGCGGCGGTGAATGGATTTCATCTGTTGATCTGGAAAACGCCTTAATGGCTCATGAGGCGATATTTGAAGCAAGTGTCGTAGCCATACCGCATCCCGAATGGCAGGAAAGACCGGTCGGGTGTGTAGTTCTTAAGCCTGAATTTGATGGAAAGGTTACCGAAGAAGAGATTCAAAGCTTCCTTAAGCCGCAATTTGCAAAATGGTGGATTCCAGATGAAATCATCTTTATGGATGAAATCCCGAAAACCTCCGTTGGTAAATTTCTAAAGGCTAAATTGAGAGAAATGATTCAAGAGAGAGTATCTAATAACTAA
- a CDS encoding acyl-CoA dehydrogenase family protein: MHPYLNEEHDIFRKSFRKFLKKEAYPYYDQWEKEKLIPREFWSKLGQEGYLCPDLPEQYGGLETDWGISVVINEELERLGSGTIGIGLHNDIVVPYINAYGTKEQKEKWLPKCVSGEIITAIAMTEPGAGSDLASLSTYAELKEDHYILNGQKTFITNGIHADLIIVACKTDLHAIPKHKGISLLVVERDMEGFSRGRKLEKVGMHCQDTAELLFEDCIVPKGNLLGEAGKGFMYMMDKLQQERLIVAISAQVAAEDMLQMTLDYVKSRKAFGKSISDFQNTKFKLAEIASDIKMGRVFLDQLIADHIAGKNIVAEVSMAKWKLTDMSKRISVECMQLHGGYGYMEEYKIARRFRDTPVASIYAGTNEIMKTIIAKNLGL, encoded by the coding sequence ATGCATCCTTATTTAAATGAAGAGCATGACATATTTAGAAAATCCTTTAGAAAGTTTCTAAAAAAAGAGGCGTATCCATACTATGACCAGTGGGAGAAAGAGAAACTGATTCCAAGAGAATTTTGGTCCAAGCTTGGTCAAGAGGGATATTTATGCCCGGATTTACCAGAGCAATATGGCGGCTTGGAAACGGATTGGGGTATATCAGTTGTCATTAATGAAGAACTCGAGCGCCTTGGTTCCGGTACAATCGGGATTGGTCTCCATAATGATATTGTTGTGCCGTATATTAACGCCTATGGTACGAAAGAACAAAAGGAGAAATGGCTTCCCAAATGTGTCAGCGGGGAAATCATCACAGCTATTGCCATGACAGAACCAGGTGCAGGCTCTGATCTTGCTTCCTTATCTACATACGCAGAATTAAAAGAGGACCATTATATTTTAAATGGACAGAAGACCTTCATTACGAACGGAATCCACGCAGACCTCATCATTGTAGCTTGTAAAACGGATTTACATGCTATACCCAAGCATAAAGGAATAAGCCTGCTTGTTGTCGAAAGAGATATGGAAGGCTTCTCAAGAGGACGTAAACTAGAAAAAGTGGGTATGCATTGCCAGGATACAGCGGAGCTCCTATTTGAGGATTGTATCGTACCAAAGGGAAATTTGTTGGGAGAAGCAGGGAAAGGCTTTATGTATATGATGGATAAGCTCCAGCAGGAACGGTTAATCGTAGCTATTTCAGCTCAGGTTGCTGCTGAGGATATGCTTCAGATGACGCTCGATTATGTTAAGTCAAGGAAAGCATTCGGAAAATCAATCAGTGATTTTCAAAATACGAAGTTTAAGCTGGCTGAAATCGCATCCGACATAAAAATGGGAAGAGTATTTCTTGATCAATTAATTGCAGATCATATAGCCGGGAAGAATATAGTAGCAGAAGTCTCAATGGCCAAGTGGAAATTAACAGATATGTCTAAACGCATCTCGGTTGAATGCATGCAGCTACACGGTGGATATGGCTACATGGAAGAATACAAGATTGCCAGACGATTCAGGGATACCCCGGTTGCCAGTATTTATGCCGGTACAAATGAAATTATGAAGACGATCATTGCTAAGAACCTTGGACTTTAA
- a CDS encoding YxcD family protein produces METIKISENEIINSLCVYIAAKKQVNPEQVEIELLYDDKYGFSAEAHVNGRSQILITANMIEALRFYIEHELNMDPFAAAIELELDDEEGIIAYVQ; encoded by the coding sequence GTGGAGACAATAAAAATTTCAGAGAATGAGATTATTAATTCACTTTGTGTTTATATCGCAGCTAAAAAGCAAGTCAATCCTGAACAAGTTGAAATTGAATTATTGTATGACGATAAATATGGGTTCTCCGCAGAAGCACATGTTAATGGAAGATCCCAAATTCTAATCACCGCAAACATGATTGAAGCACTGCGTTTTTATATTGAGCATGAGCTGAATATGGATCCATTTGCTGCAGCTATTGAACTTGAATTAGATGACGAGGAAGGCATTATTGCCTACGTTCAATAA